In Deltaproteobacteria bacterium, a single genomic region encodes these proteins:
- a CDS encoding RNA polymerase sigma factor translates to MGRTHQLPADLVIAAAQRGDAAAQAEIFEQHRGRVARQILRMTGDATCVDDLVQEVFISAFTALGSFRSDAQLDTWLYTIATNKVRNWWDARRRRAAREHAATVVEREPPPTPEEGLESDEHLRRFYAALGGLPDKLREAFTARAVEHLSLADAAAVLGVPVSTVSYRTRRAETLLCEALGLPAPFARDGEREP, encoded by the coding sequence GTGGGGCGCACGCACCAGCTACCCGCGGACCTCGTCATCGCCGCCGCGCAGCGGGGGGACGCGGCTGCGCAGGCGGAGATCTTCGAGCAGCACCGCGGCCGGGTGGCTCGCCAGATCCTGCGCATGACCGGCGACGCGACCTGCGTCGACGACTTGGTGCAGGAGGTCTTCATCTCGGCGTTCACCGCCCTGGGGAGCTTTCGCAGCGATGCGCAGCTCGACACCTGGCTGTACACCATCGCGACCAACAAGGTACGCAACTGGTGGGACGCTCGCCGTCGACGTGCCGCGCGCGAGCACGCCGCGACGGTGGTCGAGCGAGAGCCGCCGCCGACCCCCGAGGAAGGGCTCGAGAGCGACGAACACCTGCGGCGCTTCTACGCCGCGCTCGGTGGGCTGCCCGACAAGCTGCGCGAGGCTTTCACCGCGCGCGCGGTCGAACACCTGAGTCTGGCCGACGCCGCCGCGGTGCTGGGCGTGCCGGTGTCGACGGTCTCGTACCGGACGCGGCGCGCGGAGACCCTGCTGTGTGAGGCGCTGGGGCTGCCGGCGCCGTTCGCCCGCGATGGAGAG